From a single Sediminibacterium sp. KACHI17 genomic region:
- a CDS encoding RagB/SusD family nutrient uptake outer membrane protein: MKNILKSRFVPVVAAVAALTVSCSKLDPKLEAPNSIAPNSGSGAPTPPSIAAVYEQLNQLTGGQGNWFGLQEHSTDEIMGPTRGTDWDDFGTWRRLHLHTWGPDHNQINDTWNGLNGALFQTTLVAETATGLTKAEGQFLRAFFRLLVCDIYGQVQTRPATAAANAIPDVLTRSAAIDAVIAELEAAVPNLPAYDRNNRGQATKEAAWALLAKAYLNKAVYKQDPASPAGPFTFAPADMNKVIEYCNLVAANVNLSLDPQYWDNFKWNNGTASSENIFVRKAGSDARAGNGANLVWQTCQSWHYNQRPSSWNGFVTLSQFYDSFEDVDVRKSTPLAGYTNLVGSNAGFLVGQARGPVKPSNPKEPGVIGDPIGDLYDRSGNPLVFTRTASIFFNGEASGIRVNKFPLDPATINDGAWGSQNEFPFLRFADVRLMKAEALLRGGTTGANGETPLTIVNSIRTLRGASPLTAVTLTSLLAERGRELYLEGHRRTDMIRFGRFNAPVEERPNASEAYKAVYPIPTTALASNPNLKQNVGY, translated from the coding sequence ATGAAAAATATTCTAAAAAGTAGGTTTGTACCGGTTGTCGCTGCTGTTGCTGCACTTACCGTATCCTGCTCCAAGCTTGATCCAAAGCTGGAAGCACCGAACTCAATTGCACCAAATAGCGGTAGCGGAGCTCCAACTCCACCATCTATCGCAGCGGTGTATGAACAATTAAACCAATTAACCGGTGGCCAGGGTAACTGGTTTGGCTTGCAAGAGCACTCTACCGATGAAATCATGGGCCCAACACGTGGTACTGACTGGGATGACTTCGGTACATGGCGTCGTCTGCACCTGCATACCTGGGGTCCTGATCATAACCAGATCAATGATACTTGGAATGGTTTGAACGGAGCACTTTTCCAAACAACTTTGGTGGCTGAAACTGCTACTGGCTTGACAAAAGCTGAAGGTCAGTTCCTGCGTGCTTTCTTCCGTCTCCTGGTATGTGATATTTATGGTCAAGTTCAAACACGTCCTGCAACTGCAGCTGCAAACGCAATTCCTGATGTGTTAACAAGATCAGCTGCTATCGATGCGGTGATCGCTGAACTTGAAGCTGCAGTACCAAACCTGCCAGCTTATGACAGAAACAACAGAGGTCAGGCTACTAAAGAAGCAGCTTGGGCTTTATTGGCTAAAGCATACCTGAACAAAGCAGTTTACAAACAAGATCCGGCTTCACCTGCAGGTCCATTCACTTTTGCACCAGCAGATATGAACAAGGTGATTGAATATTGTAATCTGGTTGCAGCTAACGTTAACCTGAGCTTAGACCCTCAATACTGGGATAACTTCAAATGGAACAACGGTACTGCTTCTTCTGAAAACATCTTTGTACGTAAAGCTGGAAGTGATGCGAGAGCTGGTAACGGTGCTAACCTGGTTTGGCAGACTTGCCAAAGCTGGCACTACAACCAACGTCCATCAAGCTGGAATGGTTTCGTAACACTGTCTCAATTCTATGATAGCTTTGAAGATGTTGACGTTCGTAAATCAACTCCGCTGGCTGGTTATACTAACTTAGTAGGTTCTAACGCTGGTTTCCTTGTTGGACAAGCACGTGGTCCTGTTAAGCCTAGCAATCCTAAAGAGCCAGGTGTGATCGGTGATCCAATCGGTGATCTGTATGACAGAAGTGGTAACCCACTTGTCTTCACTCGTACTGCATCTATTTTCTTCAACGGAGAAGCAAGCGGTATTCGTGTAAATAAATTCCCTCTGGATCCAGCAACAATCAATGATGGTGCATGGGGCAGCCAGAATGAGTTTCCTTTCCTTCGCTTTGCAGACGTTCGTCTGATGAAAGCTGAAGCGTTACTGAGAGGCGGCACAACAGGTGCAAATGGTGAAACACCATTGACCATTGTAAACAGCATCCGTACATTGAGAGGAGCTTCTCCACTTACAGCTGTAACATTGACTTCATTATTGGCTGAAAGAGGTCGTGAACTTTACCTCGAAGGTCACAGAAGAACAGATATGATTCGTTTCGGAAGATTCAACGCTCCTGTTGAAGAAAGACCAAACGCATCAGAAGCTTACAAAGCAGTATATCCAATTCCAACTACTGCCTTAGCATCTAATCCTAATCTGAAGCAGAACGTAGGTTACTAA
- a CDS encoding SusC/RagA family TonB-linked outer membrane protein produces the protein MNLSKLVRPALVGLLACVFTLFAQAQTKTVTGKVTDSKDGSPLAGASVLVKGSTTGAQTGADGTFKITVPSSARTLTVSYAGYASADVNISASNTANVSLTASADALADVVVVGYGTRKSKDVTGSVSRVTEKDFNKGQIASPEQLLQGRTAGVLVTPSTGEPGAAATINIRGTGSISGAQEPLYVIDGVPLIQGGTLGTNGSGVEGGTTAKNPLIFLNPTDIESITVLKDASAAAIYGSRGANGVILITTKQGKGGKGGVFSYGASTTLAQTARRYDLMNAQDFLLAAKKANIDGGASPDAAAAAVVGIDRGANTDWQDVIFRTAISQNHNLSWSMSNKGTSVRLSGSYDNQEGIIKNTGLERLTGRANISQKLFNDKLKLEANMTMSRTENSYAPLSNNAGYQGSLLGAALQFNPTNPIYNSDGTFYQPGDQRNPAQMLAYFTDNDYINRFLGNFSASYQITKDLSYKVVLGLDNSKSQRTSFADPRLGSNAYGGTINVFGKDYGNGIQGNGRTTRQNLETKSTLVEHYLTYDKTFNEKHAINAIAGYSYQSFENRYNASFGWGLKTPVTGPNDVFVKDYNAFTNYANFVPGYDKNELQSVFGRLNYTYNDKYFLTVTVRSDGSSKFGSNNRYATFPAFAFKWRALEESWMQNIFGGFLSDLSFRANYGKLGSQDNLGSYAALNLQQTFDVGSGPVTRFIQQGNPDLKWEEVATTGFGVDFTTKDKRLSVTLDYYNNKRTNMLFFAPTPGGFAPTANWWINLDGKVINKGWEASVNYRAIQGKKFSWDISYNMTTVNNNIEGLPTPINTGAVSGQGLTGAFAQTLTNGSSIFTWSMPVFNGFDGNGNARYGNGAANRLVGSALPTFFAGLTNNFSYGRWNLSVFLNAITGFHVYNNTANALFLKGSLRNARNVTYEVGNGPENPFNPGSVSTRFLEKGDFIRLANVNLSYAFNLKKNSLFKSMSVFASGQNLALITGYSGIDPEVNVDKNINGIPSRGFDYTQYPRPRIITVGLNVGF, from the coding sequence ATGAATCTTTCGAAGCTTGTCAGGCCTGCTTTAGTGGGTTTACTCGCTTGCGTATTTACCCTATTCGCGCAGGCACAAACAAAAACGGTTACCGGTAAAGTAACCGATTCAAAGGACGGATCGCCTCTTGCAGGTGCTTCTGTGTTAGTAAAAGGATCAACGACTGGTGCTCAAACCGGTGCAGATGGTACTTTTAAAATTACTGTTCCTTCATCGGCAAGAACGCTAACAGTATCTTATGCTGGATACGCTTCTGCTGACGTGAACATTTCAGCCTCCAATACTGCTAATGTATCGCTTACCGCTTCTGCGGATGCGCTTGCTGATGTAGTAGTAGTAGGTTACGGTACCAGAAAGTCAAAAGACGTGACTGGTTCTGTTTCTCGTGTTACTGAAAAAGATTTCAACAAAGGCCAGATCGCTTCTCCTGAGCAATTGTTACAGGGTCGTACAGCAGGTGTGCTTGTTACACCTTCTACGGGTGAGCCCGGAGCTGCTGCAACCATTAACATCAGAGGTACTGGTTCTATCAGTGGTGCACAGGAACCATTGTACGTTATTGATGGTGTGCCCCTGATTCAAGGTGGTACATTGGGAACCAACGGAAGTGGTGTTGAAGGTGGTACAACCGCTAAAAACCCATTGATCTTTTTGAACCCAACAGATATCGAAAGCATTACAGTGCTGAAAGATGCATCTGCTGCTGCTATTTACGGTTCAAGAGGTGCGAATGGTGTAATCTTGATCACTACCAAGCAAGGTAAAGGTGGTAAAGGTGGCGTGTTTTCTTACGGTGCTTCTACTACACTTGCACAAACTGCTCGTCGTTATGACTTGATGAATGCACAAGATTTCTTATTGGCAGCTAAAAAAGCCAATATCGACGGAGGTGCTTCACCTGACGCTGCTGCTGCTGCTGTAGTAGGTATCGACAGAGGTGCCAATACTGATTGGCAAGATGTGATCTTCAGAACAGCTATTTCTCAGAACCACAACTTAAGCTGGTCAATGAGCAACAAAGGTACTTCTGTACGTTTGAGCGGTTCTTATGACAATCAGGAAGGTATCATTAAGAATACTGGTCTTGAGAGATTAACTGGTCGCGCAAACATTAGCCAAAAATTATTCAACGATAAGTTGAAGTTGGAAGCTAACATGACCATGTCAAGAACAGAAAACTCTTATGCGCCACTTTCTAATAACGCAGGTTATCAGGGTAGTTTGTTAGGTGCTGCATTGCAGTTCAACCCAACCAACCCTATCTATAATTCAGATGGTACTTTCTACCAGCCAGGTGATCAGCGTAACCCTGCACAGATGCTGGCTTACTTCACTGATAACGATTATATCAATCGTTTCCTGGGTAACTTCTCTGCAAGCTACCAGATCACAAAAGACCTCAGCTATAAAGTAGTATTAGGTTTAGATAATTCTAAATCTCAAAGAACTTCTTTTGCTGATCCTCGTTTGGGTTCTAACGCTTATGGCGGTACTATCAACGTATTCGGTAAAGATTATGGTAATGGTATTCAAGGTAACGGTCGTACAACCAGACAAAATCTGGAGACCAAATCAACCTTGGTTGAGCATTATTTGACTTATGATAAAACTTTCAATGAGAAGCATGCTATCAATGCTATAGCAGGTTATTCTTATCAGAGTTTTGAAAACCGTTACAATGCCTCATTTGGTTGGGGACTGAAAACTCCGGTTACTGGTCCTAACGATGTATTCGTAAAAGATTACAATGCATTTACCAATTATGCAAACTTTGTTCCGGGATATGACAAAAACGAATTACAATCTGTATTCGGTCGTTTGAACTACACTTACAACGACAAATACTTCTTGACTGTAACAGTAAGATCTGATGGATCTTCGAAATTCGGTTCTAACAACCGTTATGCAACATTCCCTGCCTTTGCCTTCAAATGGAGAGCATTGGAAGAGTCTTGGATGCAGAACATCTTCGGAGGTTTCCTTAGCGATCTGAGCTTCAGAGCGAACTATGGTAAACTGGGTAGCCAGGATAACTTAGGTTCTTATGCAGCCCTTAACTTACAGCAGACATTTGATGTAGGTTCTGGTCCTGTTACTCGTTTCATCCAGCAGGGTAATCCTGACCTGAAATGGGAAGAAGTAGCTACTACAGGCTTTGGAGTTGATTTCACTACCAAAGACAAAAGATTATCGGTAACCTTGGATTACTACAATAACAAGCGTACCAACATGTTGTTCTTTGCTCCAACACCGGGAGGTTTTGCTCCGACTGCTAACTGGTGGATTAATTTAGATGGTAAAGTAATCAACAAAGGATGGGAAGCAAGTGTTAACTATCGTGCTATCCAAGGCAAGAAGTTCAGCTGGGATATCAGCTATAACATGACAACCGTAAATAACAATATCGAAGGTCTTCCAACACCAATCAATACTGGTGCGGTGAGTGGACAGGGTCTGACTGGTGCCTTTGCACAAACCCTGACCAACGGATCTTCTATCTTTACTTGGTCAATGCCAGTATTCAATGGCTTTGACGGTAACGGTAACGCTCGTTATGGTAATGGTGCTGCCAACAGACTGGTTGGTTCTGCATTGCCTACATTCTTCGCCGGTTTGACCAATAATTTCTCATATGGCAGATGGAATTTGAGCGTGTTCTTGAACGCTATCACAGGTTTCCACGTATATAACAATACAGCAAACGCATTATTCCTGAAAGGTAGCTTGCGTAACGCTCGTAACGTAACATATGAAGTGGGTAACGGACCTGAGAATCCATTTAACCCTGGATCAGTTTCAACTCGTTTCTTAGAGAAGGGTGATTTCATCCGTCTTGCAAACGTGAATCTGAGCTATGCATTTAACCTGAAGAAAAACAGCCTCTTCAAGTCTATGTCAGTATTCGCATCAGGTCAGAACCTGGCGTTGATTACCGGATACTCTGGCATCGATCCTGAAGTGAATGTTGACAAAAACATCAATGGTATTCCTTCTCGCGGATTTGACTACACTCAATATCCAAGACCAAGGATCATTACAGTAGGTTTAAATGTTGGATTTTAA
- a CDS encoding LacI family DNA-binding transcriptional regulator, which produces MTNTTLKKISEILGISISTVSRALKHHPDISVKTREKVIELARTLDYEPNANAVQLRTKNSRLLGLMVPTISNYFYETFIAAVEEDARKNGYAVMILQSGNDPLIEAENLKLFRQNRVSGVFVCLSSNTKDMSSFEKMYELEIPVLFFDNVPQESGVHKICLADKKSAQLAAELILQHPYQSILAIFGNPALSITKKREAALKNAFQSHPHISLLIEHANSSDEAKNICHEMLNKHLPDIIFCMSDEVLIGVLKTIQEKGLRYPDNIALLTISNGTIPRLFHPQITYIETSGEKLGKAAFAHMLNCIQTKHAPTELLVDAVLINGGSL; this is translated from the coding sequence ATGACCAATACCACGCTGAAAAAAATATCAGAGATACTCGGTATTAGTATCTCAACCGTCTCACGTGCGCTGAAACACCATCCGGATATATCCGTAAAGACCCGCGAAAAGGTCATCGAACTGGCGCGTACACTGGATTATGAACCTAATGCCAATGCTGTTCAACTGAGAACGAAGAACAGTAGACTCCTGGGATTAATGGTGCCGACGATCTCCAATTACTTTTACGAAACCTTTATCGCTGCCGTAGAAGAGGATGCCAGAAAAAATGGCTACGCAGTTATGATCCTTCAATCCGGTAATGACCCATTGATCGAAGCTGAAAACCTGAAACTCTTCAGACAAAATCGGGTATCCGGTGTATTTGTTTGCCTAAGCTCGAATACAAAAGACATGAGCAGCTTTGAAAAAATGTATGAGCTAGAAATACCCGTTCTCTTTTTTGATAATGTTCCCCAGGAATCAGGGGTACATAAGATTTGCCTGGCAGATAAAAAAAGTGCTCAGTTAGCGGCTGAACTGATTTTACAACATCCCTATCAATCAATTCTCGCCATCTTTGGCAATCCGGCATTATCGATCACTAAAAAAAGGGAAGCCGCATTGAAAAATGCGTTCCAATCACATCCACATATTTCCTTACTGATCGAACATGCCAATAGCTCTGATGAAGCAAAAAACATTTGTCATGAGATGCTCAATAAACATCTTCCGGATATTATTTTCTGTATGAGTGATGAAGTGTTGATCGGTGTATTAAAAACCATTCAGGAGAAAGGACTTCGTTATCCTGATAATATTGCTTTACTCACCATCAGCAATGGTACCATTCCCAGGCTCTTTCATCCACAGATCACCTACATTGAAACTAGTGGCGAAAAACTTGGTAAAGCTGCTTTTGCACATATGCTCAATTGCATACAAACCAAACATGCACCAACTGAATTATTGGTCGATGCAGTGCTGATCAATGGTGGATCACTTTAA
- a CDS encoding purine-nucleoside phosphorylase: protein MENMLQKVDECASFLREKGFQNPEVAVVLGTGLGSFIQHIDISLTIPYHEIPHFPTATVEFHKGQLIYGTVQGKKVMAMQGRFHYYEGYSMQQITFPIRVMKALGIQFLLLSNAAGGMNPLFKKGDMVLINDHINLLPENPLRGLNDPAFGNRFVDMCKPYDDGIGQQLIKAAHATQKELLHGVYVAVQGPNLETRAEYRYLRAAGADMVGMSTVPEVIVANHIGLRCAAVSVITDECDPDHLQPVNISEIIEVAGRADEGLSAIFAKAIGTLK from the coding sequence ATGGAGAATATGTTGCAAAAGGTTGACGAATGCGCGTCTTTTTTAAGAGAAAAAGGGTTTCAAAATCCGGAAGTAGCGGTTGTATTGGGAACTGGTTTGGGCTCTTTTATACAACACATTGATATCAGTCTTACCATTCCTTATCACGAGATTCCTCACTTTCCGACAGCTACCGTAGAATTTCATAAAGGACAATTGATCTATGGTACGGTTCAAGGAAAAAAAGTGATGGCCATGCAAGGGCGCTTTCATTATTATGAAGGATACAGTATGCAGCAAATTACTTTTCCGATCAGAGTCATGAAAGCATTGGGTATTCAGTTTTTATTATTGAGTAATGCGGCAGGAGGCATGAATCCATTGTTTAAGAAAGGAGATATGGTATTGATCAATGATCATATCAATTTATTACCCGAAAATCCATTGCGTGGATTGAATGATCCAGCATTTGGGAATCGCTTTGTAGACATGTGTAAACCTTATGATGATGGAATTGGTCAACAACTCATCAAAGCAGCACATGCTACACAAAAAGAATTGTTACATGGTGTGTATGTAGCAGTGCAGGGACCTAATCTGGAAACAAGGGCTGAGTATCGTTATTTACGTGCAGCAGGAGCAGATATGGTGGGCATGAGTACTGTTCCGGAAGTGATCGTGGCCAATCATATAGGCTTGCGTTGTGCTGCTGTGAGTGTGATCACCGATGAGTGTGATCCGGATCACCTACAGCCCGTAAACATTTCAGAGATCATAGAAGTAGCAGGCAGAGCCGATGAAGGACTGAGTGCGATTTTTGCAAAAGCAATCGGCACATTGAAATGA
- a CDS encoding DUF547 domain-containing protein, protein MQRLFLFIMSIIPLMGTTIPSSAQTMQPIEKISFTKVSQQLLLQVKRRESPDSLVQLLQQISAEELHQALNTDDQKKAFWLNIYNAFTQLSLTKNPEKYKKRGQFFGQKNIVIAGEKLSLDRIEHGLLRRSKTKWSLGYVNRLFPSSFEKKHRVDTVDYRIHFALNCGAKSCPPIAFYRPEQLNQQLDLATRVYLRNEAVYDTAHNKLKLPAIMGWFRADFGGKKKMKELLKKISVIPNESNPSISFKKYDWNLYLDNYKTD, encoded by the coding sequence ATGCAAAGATTGTTCCTCTTTATAATGAGTATCATACCATTGATGGGAACTACTATTCCTTCCAGTGCTCAAACAATGCAACCGATAGAAAAGATATCATTCACAAAAGTATCCCAGCAACTATTACTTCAGGTAAAAAGAAGAGAATCACCGGATTCTTTGGTCCAACTCTTACAACAGATTTCAGCTGAAGAACTGCATCAAGCACTTAATACGGATGATCAGAAAAAAGCTTTTTGGTTAAATATCTATAATGCATTTACCCAATTATCATTAACAAAGAATCCGGAAAAGTATAAAAAACGCGGACAATTCTTCGGACAAAAAAATATTGTGATCGCCGGAGAGAAATTAAGTCTTGATCGTATTGAACATGGATTATTGCGTCGTTCAAAAACGAAATGGAGTTTGGGTTATGTTAATCGTTTATTCCCTTCCTCTTTTGAAAAGAAACATCGGGTTGACACTGTTGATTACCGAATTCATTTTGCGTTGAATTGTGGCGCAAAAAGTTGCCCTCCCATTGCCTTCTATCGACCAGAACAACTAAATCAGCAATTGGATTTGGCAACGCGTGTATACTTAAGGAATGAAGCAGTATATGACACTGCCCATAATAAGTTGAAATTACCCGCCATCATGGGATGGTTCAGAGCTGATTTCGGAGGAAAGAAAAAAATGAAAGAACTATTAAAGAAGATCAGTGTTATCCCTAATGAGTCAAACCCTTCGATCTCTTTTAAAAAATACGACTGGAATCTTTATTTAGATAATTACAAAACCGACTAA
- a CDS encoding arsenosugar biosynthesis-associated peroxidase-like protein — protein sequence MANHYYNAEDLGKFGAIGEYQKEMADKFFAWYGEVFKDSALSAREKSLIALAVAHAVQCPYCIDAYSSDAYEKGWSEAQMMEAVHVASAIKGGAALVHGVQMMNKVKSISM from the coding sequence ATGGCTAATCATTATTACAATGCTGAAGATCTTGGAAAATTTGGTGCTATTGGTGAGTATCAAAAAGAAATGGCGGATAAATTCTTTGCATGGTATGGCGAAGTATTCAAAGACAGTGCACTGAGCGCACGCGAAAAATCATTGATCGCACTTGCTGTTGCACATGCAGTACAATGTCCATATTGTATTGACGCTTACAGCAGTGATGCTTATGAAAAAGGATGGAGTGAAGCACAAATGATGGAAGCTGTTCACGTAGCATCTGCTATTAAAGGAGGAGCAGCATTGGTACATGGTGTTCAAATGATGAATAAGGTGAAATCCATTTCCATGTAA
- the arsS gene encoding arsenosugar biosynthesis radical SAM (seleno)protein ArsS (Some members of this family are selenoproteins.), with protein MKSLKALQHALADAGHQIDILEHEKNLPLFTDKMKAVGLFPLLPKEPEIFQVNVGKMCNQVCKHCHVDAGPDRKEIMTKETMMLCLSVLEKNPSFTTVDLTGGAPEMNPDFRWFVSEIKKLNRHIIVRCNLTIILANKKYHDLPEFFKQHDIEVVSSLPFYTQDRTDRQRGNGVFEDSIKALQMLNAVGYGIDGTGLSLNLVYNPAGAFLPPSQTALEKEYKDALLERYNIHFNQLYVITNMPISRYLDYLLVSGNYSAYMEKLIQAFNPAAAANVMCRNTLSVGWDGYLYDCDFNQMLDLKVGCSGADHLSNYSSSAIRQREIILNQHCYGCTAGSGSSCGGAVT; from the coding sequence ATGAAATCATTAAAAGCTTTGCAACACGCTTTAGCGGATGCAGGACATCAGATCGATATTTTAGAACACGAAAAAAACTTACCGCTTTTCACGGATAAAATGAAAGCAGTGGGTTTATTTCCGTTGCTCCCTAAAGAACCTGAGATCTTTCAGGTCAACGTTGGAAAAATGTGTAACCAGGTTTGCAAACATTGTCATGTAGATGCCGGTCCAGACAGAAAAGAGATCATGACCAAAGAAACCATGATGCTTTGCTTAAGTGTTCTGGAAAAAAATCCTTCTTTCACAACAGTGGACCTAACAGGTGGAGCTCCTGAAATGAATCCTGATTTCAGATGGTTTGTATCTGAGATCAAAAAACTAAACAGACATATCATTGTTCGCTGTAACCTTACCATCATTCTGGCCAATAAAAAATACCACGACCTTCCAGAATTCTTTAAACAACATGATATCGAAGTTGTGTCTTCACTTCCCTTTTACACTCAAGATAGGACAGACAGACAAAGAGGTAATGGTGTTTTTGAAGATTCGATCAAAGCACTACAAATGTTGAATGCTGTGGGTTATGGTATTGACGGTACCGGATTATCCTTAAACCTGGTATACAATCCGGCTGGCGCTTTTCTTCCGCCTTCACAAACTGCATTAGAAAAGGAATATAAAGATGCTTTATTGGAACGATACAATATTCATTTCAATCAGTTGTATGTGATCACCAATATGCCCATCAGTCGTTATCTGGATTATCTTTTGGTGAGTGGTAACTACAGCGCTTATATGGAAAAACTGATACAGGCTTTTAATCCAGCTGCAGCTGCCAATGTGATGTGTAGGAATACACTCTCTGTTGGATGGGATGGTTATTTATACGACTGTGATTTCAATCAGATGCTTGATTTAAAAGTGGGCTGTTCAGGCGCAGATCATTTATCCAATTATTCATCATCAGCTATTCGTCAACGCGAGATCATTCTCAACCAACACTGTTATGGTTGTACTGCCGGATCAGGATCTAGCTGTGGCGGTGCTGTTACATAA
- a CDS encoding TIGR04282 family arsenosugar biosynthesis glycosyltransferase: MKQALIIFARNPIRGKVKTRLAATMGEEKALSIYCTLLEHTVKITQQLFCDRYVFYADGISLNDHWLDNVYVKRNQADGDLGTRMHHAFDTLFQESYDQMIIIGTDCFELTEDILQHAFTALQNYETVIGPSADGGYYLLGMRQFYPFLFEEKTWSSDTVYSSTIEQLEMHQISYKQLPILNDIDTEEDWKQHLSKLNDN; encoded by the coding sequence TTGAAACAAGCGCTGATCATTTTTGCAAGGAATCCGATTCGCGGAAAGGTAAAGACTCGTTTAGCTGCCACCATGGGAGAAGAAAAAGCGTTATCGATCTATTGCACATTGCTTGAACATACGGTCAAGATCACACAACAACTATTTTGCGACCGATATGTTTTTTATGCAGATGGTATTTCTTTGAATGATCACTGGCTGGATAATGTGTACGTGAAAAGGAATCAAGCTGACGGTGATCTCGGCACTCGCATGCATCATGCTTTTGATACTTTGTTTCAAGAGTCGTATGATCAAATGATCATTATCGGCACGGATTGTTTTGAACTAACAGAAGACATCCTTCAACACGCATTTACTGCTTTACAGAATTATGAAACAGTTATCGGCCCTTCCGCAGATGGCGGCTACTATTTACTTGGCATGCGTCAATTTTATCCTTTTCTTTTTGAAGAGAAAACATGGAGTAGTGATACAGTTTACAGCAGTACCATTGAACAACTAGAAATGCATCAGATCAGTTATAAGCAACTTCCGATACTGAACGATATCGATACAGAAGAAGACTGGAAACAACATCTTTCAAAACTCAACGATAATTAA
- a CDS encoding TIGR04283 family arsenosugar biosynthesis glycosyltransferase: protein MQSISIIIPTYNEANGINRLISYLQKHGGDSIKEIIVSDGGSVDDTISIAAAAGAITTLSPYQGRAAQMNHGATLATGSVFYFVHADTFPPVTYASDILSAINKGYAFGRYRTKFDSNKKILLFNAWFTRFDLFICYGGDQTLFMQRSLFDQISGFNGSMRIMEDYDIVTRAKATGARYKIFSSTALISARKYDTNSWLRVQTANYEIIRMYKKGATQEAMAKRYKKLLNYR from the coding sequence ATGCAAAGTATCAGCATCATCATACCTACTTATAACGAAGCAAATGGAATCAACAGATTAATCTCCTATTTACAAAAGCATGGAGGGGATTCTATTAAAGAGATCATCGTTTCTGATGGTGGCAGCGTTGATGATACTATATCAATTGCAGCAGCAGCCGGCGCAATAACGACTTTATCTCCGTATCAAGGAAGGGCAGCTCAAATGAATCATGGAGCGACGCTTGCGACAGGTTCTGTTTTTTATTTTGTACATGCAGATACCTTTCCGCCTGTTACTTACGCTTCCGATATTCTTTCGGCGATCAATAAGGGCTATGCATTTGGACGTTATCGTACAAAGTTTGATTCCAATAAAAAGATTTTACTTTTCAATGCGTGGTTTACCCGGTTTGATCTATTCATATGTTATGGAGGAGATCAGACGCTTTTCATGCAACGATCGCTTTTTGATCAGATCAGTGGGTTTAATGGTAGTATGCGTATCATGGAAGATTATGATATTGTTACACGTGCAAAAGCTACAGGAGCACGATATAAAATATTTTCATCTACTGCACTGATATCTGCCAGAAAATATGATACCAATAGCTGGTTAAGGGTACAGACAGCGAATTATGAAATTATCCGTATGTATAAAAAAGGAGCAACGCAAGAAGCGATGGCAAAACGATACAAGAAATTGCTTAATTATCGTTGA